A section of the Microbacterium forte genome encodes:
- a CDS encoding molybdopterin oxidoreductase family protein yields MTDTHCPYCALQCAMTLTPTAGEALPVTVTGRDFPTNRGGLCKKGWTSAELLADTGRLTTPLVRGDDGELHPAEWDSTLDLIAAQLEGIAAEDGHDAIGVFGGGGLTNEKAYQLGKFARIALRTSRIDYNGRFCMSSAAAAANRAFGIDRGLPFPLTDLDTAETVLLLGSNVGDTMPPFVSHLQGARARGGLIVVDPRRSSTARLCADGAGIHLQPVPGTDLALLLALTHVVIAEELYDSGYVRQRTSGIDALRQSVSAWWPERAETVTGVPARSIRDLARRLAEPGSTYILTGRGVEQHVDGTDTATAAINLALLLGLPGTPGCGYGTLTGQGNGQGGREHGQKADQLPGYQSITDPVARASVAAVWGVAPDDLPGAGVPAVELLQTAGLPGGVRALLVHGSNVFVSAPDVSTVREALGRLDLLVVADFFLSETAKAADIVLPVLQWAEEEGTMTNLEGRVLRRRRAVDAPAGARSELWIMAELARRLDAPGVWSLDPSEVFDELARASAGGRADYSGLSHALLDLGIEAHWPFPIGSLGTPRLFADRFAHADGRAKLVAVRARAQQTPSADRLTLITGRLLEQYQSGTQTRRVSELTEKRPSLVAQLHPATARRHGIGEGDGIRLSNSRGTVQARAELTHDIRPDTVFLPFHYPDGESANLLTDDRVDPHSAMPEFKRALVQLSAV; encoded by the coding sequence ATGACCGACACCCACTGCCCCTACTGCGCGCTGCAGTGCGCGATGACGCTGACTCCCACCGCGGGAGAAGCCCTGCCGGTGACCGTCACGGGCCGCGACTTCCCGACCAACCGCGGCGGTCTGTGCAAGAAGGGATGGACGTCGGCGGAGCTGCTCGCCGACACCGGGCGCCTCACCACTCCCCTGGTGCGGGGCGACGACGGCGAGCTGCATCCGGCGGAGTGGGACTCCACCCTCGACCTGATCGCCGCTCAGCTGGAGGGGATCGCCGCGGAGGACGGCCACGATGCGATCGGCGTCTTCGGCGGCGGCGGCCTCACGAACGAGAAGGCCTACCAGCTCGGCAAGTTCGCCCGCATCGCGCTGCGCACCTCGCGCATCGACTACAACGGCCGCTTCTGCATGTCGTCCGCCGCGGCCGCCGCCAACCGCGCCTTCGGGATCGACCGGGGTCTCCCCTTCCCGCTGACCGACCTCGACACCGCCGAGACGGTTCTCCTGCTCGGCTCGAACGTCGGCGACACCATGCCCCCGTTCGTGTCGCACCTGCAGGGCGCCAGGGCACGCGGTGGCCTCATCGTCGTCGATCCTCGCCGCAGCTCGACGGCCCGGCTGTGCGCCGACGGGGCCGGCATCCATCTGCAGCCGGTGCCGGGCACCGACCTCGCTCTGCTGCTGGCACTGACCCACGTCGTGATCGCCGAAGAGCTGTACGACTCGGGCTACGTGCGGCAGCGCACCTCGGGCATCGATGCGCTCCGGCAGTCGGTGTCGGCGTGGTGGCCCGAGCGCGCCGAGACCGTCACCGGGGTGCCCGCGCGCAGCATCCGGGATCTCGCCCGCCGGCTGGCCGAACCCGGCTCGACGTACATCCTCACCGGCCGCGGGGTCGAGCAACACGTCGACGGCACCGACACCGCGACCGCTGCCATCAACCTGGCGCTGCTGCTCGGACTGCCGGGCACTCCGGGGTGCGGCTACGGCACCCTCACCGGGCAGGGCAACGGGCAGGGCGGACGCGAGCACGGGCAGAAGGCCGACCAGCTGCCCGGGTATCAGTCGATCACGGACCCGGTGGCGCGCGCATCCGTCGCGGCGGTGTGGGGTGTCGCCCCCGACGATCTCCCCGGCGCCGGTGTGCCGGCCGTCGAGCTGCTGCAGACCGCCGGCCTGCCAGGCGGCGTGCGCGCCCTGCTCGTGCACGGCTCCAACGTCTTCGTGTCTGCACCCGACGTCTCGACGGTGCGAGAGGCCCTCGGCCGGCTCGACCTGCTCGTCGTCGCCGACTTCTTCCTCTCCGAGACCGCGAAGGCCGCCGACATCGTGCTGCCCGTGCTGCAGTGGGCCGAGGAGGAGGGCACCATGACCAACCTCGAGGGCCGGGTGCTGCGTCGCCGACGGGCCGTCGACGCCCCTGCCGGAGCCCGCAGCGAGCTGTGGATCATGGCCGAGCTCGCCCGCCGCCTCGACGCCCCCGGCGTCTGGAGCCTCGACCCCTCAGAAGTGTTCGACGAGCTCGCCCGCGCCTCGGCCGGCGGCCGCGCCGACTACTCGGGGCTGAGTCACGCCCTGCTCGACCTGGGCATCGAGGCGCACTGGCCGTTCCCGATCGGCAGCCTCGGCACGCCCCGTCTGTTCGCCGACCGGTTCGCGCACGCCGACGGGCGCGCGAAGCTCGTGGCGGTGCGGGCGCGGGCGCAGCAGACGCCGAGCGCCGACCGGCTCACACTGATCACCGGGCGACTGCTCGAGCAGTATCAGAGCGGTACGCAGACCCGCCGCGTCTCCGAACTCACCGAGAAGCGGCCTTCCCTCGTCGCCCAGCTGCACCCCGCCACGGCGCGTCGCCACGGGATCGGCGAGGGCGACGGCATCCGCCTCTCGAACTCCCGCGGCACGGTGCAGGCGCGGGCCGAGCTGACGCACGACATCAGACCCGACACGGTGTTCCTGCCGTTCCACTACCCCGACGGCGAGAGCGCGAATCTGCTCACCGACGACCGGGTCGATCCGCACTCGGCGATGCCCGAGTTCAAGCGGGCGCTCGTGCAGCTCAGCGCGGTCTGA
- a CDS encoding FAD-dependent oxidoreductase: MTERIVVIGAGPVGIRFAEELLPLVSEGRATVTVLGAETANPYNRVLLAELAVGEASADELTLATAAGLPGIDLRLGARAVRIDRGAQLVELADGSDVGYDRLVLATGARSIVPTLDGLDTLGPDGTGLDTRLTAGVCVLRDLADAEQVRAVVERGGRVVVLGAGVLGIELAMLLADAGAVPSVAHFGPMPMPRQLDRGSASILSTALASAGVTLVPHTRAEGVIGVEGDDGIRRFRALASSDGKRIEGDLLVLSCGVRARTELAEAAGLRIGNGVLVDSSLRSWSDPRIHAIGDCAHLADPAEHLHERQVPGGPHGLIGPGWRQASWLAATIAAELDGIGDAAEFTDEHPGVVVLKGELVDIASAGDVSADPFAPVPVGEDAPGIAVWADPEHGTYVKMATRDGILTGFVAVGMPRAAAELSVLYLRGGELPADRSLLLRLDDPDADVVAPAGRDATLCICNAVTVGQIEDAIDDGCSSVAAIGDCTRAGTGCGGCRARITELLHDRAEAVA; encoded by the coding sequence ATGACCGAGCGCATCGTCGTCATCGGCGCGGGGCCCGTCGGCATCCGCTTCGCCGAGGAGCTCCTGCCCCTCGTCTCCGAGGGCCGGGCGACGGTGACCGTGCTGGGTGCGGAGACGGCGAACCCCTACAACAGGGTCCTCCTCGCGGAGCTCGCGGTCGGCGAGGCCTCGGCCGACGAACTCACCCTGGCCACCGCAGCGGGCCTTCCGGGGATCGATCTGCGTCTCGGAGCGCGAGCGGTGCGCATCGACCGCGGGGCGCAGCTCGTCGAGCTCGCCGACGGCTCGGACGTCGGCTATGACCGGCTGGTGCTCGCGACCGGCGCGCGATCGATCGTCCCGACACTCGACGGACTCGACACGCTGGGGCCGGACGGCACGGGCCTCGACACCCGCCTCACCGCGGGCGTCTGCGTGCTGCGCGACCTGGCGGATGCCGAGCAGGTGCGGGCCGTGGTCGAGCGCGGCGGCCGGGTGGTGGTGCTCGGGGCCGGCGTGCTCGGAATCGAGCTCGCGATGCTGCTCGCCGATGCGGGTGCCGTGCCCTCGGTCGCCCACTTCGGCCCGATGCCGATGCCGCGTCAGCTCGACCGCGGATCGGCGAGCATCCTCTCGACCGCCCTCGCCTCCGCCGGCGTCACGCTCGTGCCGCACACGCGCGCCGAGGGCGTCATCGGCGTCGAGGGCGACGACGGCATCCGCCGGTTCCGCGCGCTGGCCAGCTCCGACGGCAAGCGCATCGAAGGCGACCTGCTCGTGCTGTCGTGCGGGGTGAGGGCGCGCACCGAGCTCGCCGAGGCGGCAGGACTGCGCATCGGCAACGGCGTGCTCGTCGACAGCTCGCTGCGATCGTGGTCGGATCCCCGCATCCATGCGATCGGCGACTGCGCCCACCTCGCCGACCCCGCCGAGCACCTGCACGAGCGCCAGGTGCCCGGCGGACCGCACGGCCTCATCGGCCCAGGGTGGCGGCAGGCGAGCTGGCTGGCCGCGACCATCGCTGCCGAGCTGGACGGCATCGGCGACGCGGCCGAGTTCACGGACGAGCATCCGGGGGTCGTCGTGCTGAAGGGCGAGCTGGTCGACATCGCCTCGGCCGGCGACGTCTCGGCCGACCCGTTCGCGCCGGTCCCTGTGGGCGAGGATGCGCCGGGCATCGCGGTGTGGGCCGACCCCGAGCACGGCACCTACGTCAAGATGGCGACGCGCGACGGCATCCTCACCGGTTTCGTGGCGGTCGGGATGCCGCGGGCCGCCGCGGAGCTGAGCGTGCTGTATCTGCGCGGCGGCGAGCTGCCCGCAGACCGATCGCTGCTGCTGCGCCTCGACGATCCCGATGCCGACGTGGTGGCGCCTGCCGGTCGTGACGCGACGCTCTGCATCTGCAACGCCGTCACCGTCGGGCAGATCGAGGATGCGATCGATGACGGCTGCAGCTCGGTCGCCGCGATCGGGGACTGCACGCGCGCCGGCACCGGATGCGGCGGATGCCGAGCCAGGATCACCGAACTGCTGCACGACCGCGCGGAGGCCGTCGCATGA
- a CDS encoding MFS transporter: MSQTTGTRSVDAPAVTLTHRPGRWIDGWNPEDPTFWAAEGKAIARRNLGWSIFAEFLGFIIWQLWSIVVVLLPAAGFTLSTTESFWLISLPSLVGATLRFPYTFLVARFGGRNWTMVSALLLLIPAVLLGIVVQDPETPFGVLLAVAALAGFGGGNFASSMANITYFFPQKEKGWALGLNAAGGNLGTSVAQLAVPIVVSMTAAFTFNLSLAGWMWVPLILVAVWGAWRHMDNLSSAKADFAGAAAALREPHLWVLSLLYIGTFGSFIGFASVFPKLIADTFPEFSTFQIGSASITLAFLGALVGSLARPYGGKLADRFGGAPMTIAAFSLMIVGALSLLVTLEADSFALFLGCFLLLFVAAGVGNGATYRMIPNVFAARGAATAGDALAVSTQRKGAAALGLISAIGAYGGFVIPQVLAAAKSGTGSYAPAFGGFVAGYVALLLITIFVYLIPRASLAGHRI, from the coding sequence ATGTCACAGACCACCGGAACACGCAGCGTCGATGCCCCCGCCGTCACGCTCACCCATCGACCCGGTCGCTGGATCGACGGGTGGAACCCCGAGGATCCGACGTTCTGGGCCGCCGAGGGCAAGGCGATCGCCCGCCGCAACCTGGGCTGGTCGATCTTCGCCGAGTTCCTGGGGTTCATCATCTGGCAGCTCTGGAGCATCGTCGTCGTGCTGCTCCCGGCCGCCGGCTTCACGCTCAGCACCACCGAGTCGTTCTGGCTGATCTCGCTGCCGAGCCTCGTCGGCGCGACCCTGCGATTCCCTTACACGTTCCTCGTCGCCCGCTTCGGCGGACGCAACTGGACGATGGTCTCGGCCCTCCTGCTGCTGATCCCGGCTGTGCTGCTCGGCATCGTCGTGCAAGACCCCGAGACCCCGTTCGGCGTGCTGCTCGCCGTGGCCGCCCTCGCCGGCTTCGGCGGCGGCAACTTCGCCAGCTCGATGGCGAACATCACCTACTTCTTCCCGCAGAAGGAGAAAGGCTGGGCGCTCGGCCTCAACGCCGCCGGCGGCAACCTCGGCACGTCCGTGGCGCAGCTCGCGGTGCCGATCGTCGTCTCGATGACCGCCGCCTTCACGTTCAACCTCTCGCTCGCCGGGTGGATGTGGGTGCCGCTGATCCTCGTAGCCGTCTGGGGCGCCTGGCGCCACATGGACAACCTCTCGTCCGCCAAGGCCGACTTCGCCGGAGCCGCCGCCGCCCTGCGCGAACCGCACCTGTGGGTGCTCTCGCTGCTCTACATCGGCACGTTCGGATCGTTCATCGGCTTCGCCAGCGTCTTCCCGAAGCTCATCGCCGACACCTTCCCCGAGTTCTCGACCTTCCAGATCGGCAGCGCCTCGATCACACTGGCGTTCCTCGGCGCGCTGGTCGGTTCGCTCGCCCGCCCTTACGGCGGAAAGCTCGCCGACCGCTTCGGCGGTGCGCCGATGACGATCGCCGCCTTCTCGCTCATGATCGTCGGGGCCCTTTCGCTGCTCGTCACCCTCGAAGCGGACAGCTTCGCGCTCTTCCTCGGATGCTTCCTGCTGCTGTTCGTCGCCGCGGGGGTCGGCAACGGCGCGACCTACCGGATGATCCCCAACGTCTTCGCCGCGCGAGGAGCCGCGACCGCGGGTGATGCACTCGCGGTCAGCACCCAGCGCAAGGGTGCGGCCGCCCTGGGCCTGATCTCGGCGATCGGCGCCTATGGCGGATTCGTGATCCCCCAGGTGCTCGCCGCGGCGAAGAGCGGCACAGGGTCGTACGCACCGGCGTTCGGCGGTTTCGTCGCCGGCTACGTCGCGCTGCTCCTGATCACGATCTTCGTCTACCTGATCCCCCGGGCCTCCCTCGCCGGACACCGGATCTGA
- a CDS encoding DUF6457 domain-containing protein, whose translation MTDQPQHLPVEALDDWTSAACAALGIDRASVDIGLLLDLARDVAHGVARPAAPLSAYLAGLAAGRAGGGREDTAAAVAAITALAASWRADDHDS comes from the coding sequence ATGACCGACCAGCCGCAGCATCTTCCGGTCGAGGCCCTCGACGACTGGACCTCCGCCGCCTGCGCCGCCCTCGGGATCGACCGGGCGTCCGTCGACATCGGGCTGCTCCTCGATCTCGCCCGCGACGTCGCGCACGGCGTCGCGCGCCCCGCCGCCCCGCTCAGTGCCTACCTCGCCGGCCTCGCCGCAGGTCGCGCGGGCGGCGGCCGCGAGGACACGGCCGCGGCGGTCGCAGCGATCACCGCGCTGGCGGCATCCTGGCGCGCCGACGACCACGATTCCTGA
- the mobA gene encoding molybdenum cofactor guanylyltransferase — protein sequence MTAASAADASAADTSGATAAIVLAGGRASRLDGAAKPLLDVGGRTLLDRAVAAVAGCDPIIVVGPPAPVQGEVVWTRETPEFGGPVAGVAAGLARTESADVFVLAADLPNAEEAVALLRRHPPLAGGEDGVCLTDDSGRMQWLIGLYRTDALRRAVATLPDGGRDASIRSLLAGLTISALPAGALAADVDTWDDLERARATVQAPTRNGTDADHDNGTDALRGSAPNQETT from the coding sequence GTGACCGCAGCAAGCGCCGCCGACGCGAGCGCCGCCGACACGAGCGGCGCAACCGCGGCGATCGTCCTTGCGGGCGGGCGGGCGTCTCGGCTCGACGGTGCCGCCAAGCCGCTGCTCGACGTGGGCGGTCGCACGCTGCTCGATCGGGCGGTCGCGGCCGTCGCAGGCTGCGACCCGATCATCGTCGTCGGCCCGCCCGCGCCCGTGCAGGGCGAGGTCGTCTGGACTCGCGAGACCCCCGAGTTCGGCGGCCCGGTCGCCGGCGTCGCGGCCGGACTCGCACGCACCGAGAGCGCTGACGTGTTCGTGCTGGCGGCCGACCTGCCGAACGCCGAAGAGGCGGTCGCGCTGCTGCGTCGGCATCCGCCCCTCGCCGGCGGCGAAGACGGCGTCTGCCTGACCGACGACTCCGGGCGGATGCAGTGGCTGATCGGGCTCTATCGCACCGACGCGCTGCGCCGAGCTGTCGCCACCCTCCCCGACGGCGGCCGAGACGCATCCATCCGTTCACTGCTCGCGGGCCTCACCATCAGCGCTCTGCCGGCGGGAGCCCTGGCGGCCGACGTCGACACGTGGGACGATCTCGAACGAGCCCGCGCCACCGTGCAGGCACCCACCCGCAACGGCACAGACGCCGACCACGACAACGGCACAGACGCCCTGCGTGGCAGCGCACCGAACCAGGAGACGACATGA
- a CDS encoding molybdopterin molybdotransferase MoeA: MHHATSLAPRAMLTVEEQQAKVSAAARPLRAEAVPIALAAGRTLADDVRARVDVPLFDNSAMDGYAVIFADVEAATAEHPAELRVIADLPAGSSEEPELRPGLAARIMTGAPVPRTATVVVPFEHTRDGLQAWDAPAIVTTAPAREGAHIRRRAEELRAGEVVAPAGTVLGPLQLTAIAATGIDTVQVRRRPRVAVISTGTELAAPGADLDRGQIPESNSVLLASMCAEAGADVISVDTVTDEDAAFTALVDRALHAGRVDVVVTSGGVSAGAHEVVKNVLRDRIEFVAVAMQPGRPQAFGRIDDALIFGLPGNPASVAASFEAFVRPALLALQGREPLQRPMIRLTTTAGWRSPAGRQQYVPVTLDRSDPAAWAVHPAAADGSSGAHLAAGLARADAYAVVPAEVSAVAAGDLVDVMLLS; this comes from the coding sequence ATGCACCACGCCACCTCCCTCGCTCCTCGTGCCATGCTGACGGTCGAGGAGCAGCAGGCGAAGGTGTCGGCCGCCGCCCGGCCGCTCCGCGCAGAGGCGGTGCCGATCGCGCTGGCAGCCGGTCGCACCCTCGCGGACGACGTGCGCGCCCGGGTCGATGTGCCGCTGTTCGACAACTCCGCGATGGACGGATACGCCGTCATCTTCGCCGACGTCGAGGCAGCGACGGCCGAGCACCCTGCCGAACTACGCGTCATCGCCGACCTGCCGGCGGGGTCGTCCGAGGAGCCCGAGCTGCGTCCAGGGCTGGCCGCTCGGATCATGACCGGCGCTCCCGTGCCGCGTACGGCGACCGTCGTCGTGCCCTTCGAGCACACCCGTGACGGGCTGCAGGCCTGGGATGCCCCGGCCATCGTGACCACGGCTCCTGCCCGCGAGGGCGCTCACATCCGCCGCCGTGCAGAGGAACTGCGCGCCGGCGAGGTCGTCGCGCCGGCGGGCACCGTGCTCGGGCCGCTGCAGCTGACGGCCATCGCGGCCACGGGCATCGACACCGTGCAGGTGCGTCGTCGCCCCCGGGTCGCCGTGATCTCGACGGGCACCGAGCTCGCCGCCCCCGGGGCAGACCTCGACCGAGGGCAGATCCCCGAGTCGAACTCGGTGCTGCTCGCGTCGATGTGCGCCGAGGCGGGCGCCGACGTCATCTCGGTCGACACGGTGACCGACGAAGATGCCGCCTTCACAGCCCTCGTCGACCGTGCGCTGCACGCCGGCCGCGTCGATGTCGTGGTCACCTCGGGCGGCGTCAGCGCCGGCGCCCACGAGGTCGTCAAGAACGTGCTGCGCGATCGCATCGAGTTCGTCGCGGTCGCCATGCAGCCCGGCAGACCGCAGGCCTTCGGACGAATAGACGACGCGCTGATCTTCGGCCTGCCTGGCAACCCCGCCAGCGTCGCCGCCTCGTTCGAGGCGTTCGTGCGCCCGGCACTGCTCGCTCTCCAGGGGCGTGAGCCGCTGCAGCGCCCGATGATCCGTCTCACGACCACCGCCGGGTGGCGCAGCCCGGCAGGACGACAGCAGTATGTGCCGGTGACTCTCGACCGATCCGACCCCGCCGCCTGGGCGGTGCACCCGGCAGCCGCCGACGGGTCGTCCGGCGCGCACCTCGCCGCAGGACTCGCCAGAGCGGATGCCTACGCCGTCGTGCCCGCCGAGGTATCGGCGGTGGCCGCCGGCGACCTCGTCGACGTGATGCTGCTCTCGTGA
- a CDS encoding methyltransferase, with translation MSTTKTLALWVAYGTNGVVGSIRHDDGGYTVVMAGADAATGTYPTLESAKGALHSHMLPGSGWPMFREH, from the coding sequence ATGAGCACGACCAAGACTCTGGCCCTCTGGGTGGCGTACGGCACGAACGGCGTCGTCGGCAGCATCCGACACGATGACGGGGGATACACCGTCGTCATGGCCGGAGCGGATGCCGCGACGGGCACGTATCCGACCCTGGAATCGGCCAAGGGTGCGCTGCATTCGCACATGCTGCCGGGCAGCGGCTGGCCGATGTTCCGCGAGCACTGA
- a CDS encoding DUF559 domain-containing protein: protein MRAALPAVRASVESPKETETRLLLVAAGLPEPVVQHEIRRDGVIIARSDLAYPELRIAVEYEGDGHRTDRDQWRRDIQRQRELEDIGWIVIRVTQLDLDDGGRMLLDRIRRAIASRS from the coding sequence GTGCGAGCTGCGCTGCCCGCGGTGCGGGCGTCCGTCGAGTCCCCGAAGGAGACCGAGACGCGTCTGCTGCTCGTCGCGGCAGGCCTTCCCGAGCCCGTGGTCCAGCACGAGATCCGTCGCGACGGCGTGATCATCGCGAGAAGCGACCTCGCGTATCCCGAGCTCCGAATCGCCGTCGAATACGAGGGCGACGGACACCGAACCGACCGCGACCAGTGGCGCCGTGACATTCAGCGGCAGCGAGAACTCGAGGACATCGGCTGGATCGTCATCCGAGTGACGCAACTAGACCTCGACGACGGAGGACGGATGCTGCTCGACCGCATCCGCCGTGCGATCGCGTCGCGCTCCTGA
- a CDS encoding LLM class flavin-dependent oxidoreductase, whose translation MTSTALSVLDLVPVRTGQTSAEAISSSLDLAATADRLGYRRYWFAEHHNMPAVASTTPPVLIAAAAMRTTKIRLGSGGVMLPNHAPLIVAEQFAALEAIAPGRIDLGLGRAPGSDPVITQLLRGSGTTSDVEQFPRNVQDIAALLSSDGATVRFTSGGEYTVHATPAAGGSPEVWLLGSSDYSAQLAASHGLPYVFANHFSGQGLERALDLYRTGYQPSEEHPEPRTFLTVNVVASPTQEEAEARALPQLRMMSRLRLNKPLIALETVEEALAAESDPATDQVVEAARSRWFVGTGESVAEEVRAFATKYGVDEVMLSPVAGAYESEPRDAAAGRAQTLELIAAAL comes from the coding sequence ATGACTTCCACCGCGCTCTCCGTCCTCGACCTCGTCCCCGTTCGCACCGGCCAGACCAGTGCCGAGGCGATCTCCTCCTCCCTCGATCTCGCCGCGACCGCCGACCGCCTCGGCTATCGCCGCTACTGGTTCGCCGAGCACCACAACATGCCGGCCGTGGCGTCCACCACTCCCCCGGTGCTGATCGCCGCCGCCGCGATGCGCACGACGAAGATCCGTCTGGGATCCGGCGGCGTCATGCTGCCCAACCACGCCCCGCTCATCGTCGCCGAGCAGTTCGCCGCGCTCGAGGCGATCGCGCCAGGACGCATCGACCTCGGCCTCGGCCGCGCTCCCGGCAGCGACCCGGTCATCACCCAGCTGCTGCGCGGATCGGGCACGACGAGCGACGTCGAGCAGTTCCCCCGCAACGTGCAGGACATCGCTGCGCTCCTCTCGAGCGACGGCGCCACCGTGCGCTTCACGTCGGGTGGCGAGTACACGGTGCACGCGACGCCCGCCGCCGGCGGAAGCCCCGAGGTCTGGCTGCTCGGGTCGAGCGACTACTCGGCGCAGCTCGCCGCATCGCACGGGCTGCCCTATGTCTTCGCGAACCACTTCTCGGGCCAGGGTCTCGAACGAGCACTCGACCTCTACCGCACCGGCTACCAGCCGAGCGAAGAGCACCCCGAGCCCCGCACGTTCCTCACGGTCAACGTCGTCGCCTCGCCGACGCAGGAGGAGGCCGAGGCCCGTGCCCTGCCGCAGCTGCGCATGATGTCGCGCCTGCGGCTGAACAAGCCGCTCATCGCGCTCGAGACCGTCGAAGAGGCGCTCGCCGCCGAGTCGGATCCCGCGACCGACCAGGTCGTCGAAGCAGCCCGCTCGCGGTGGTTCGTCGGCACGGGAGAGTCCGTCGCCGAAGAGGTGCGTGCGTTCGCGACGAAGTACGGCGTCGACGAGGTCATGCTCTCGCCCGTCGCCGGAGCCTACGAGTCCGAGCCGCGCGACGCCGCCGCCGGCCGCGCGCAGACGCTCGAGCTCATCGCCGCCGCTCTCTAG
- a CDS encoding DUF2795 domain-containing protein, translating to MHDSAALDRFLRGMEYPATRDDLLREAARDGLDSDDRAVLARLPEQSFSAAWHIRYHLARHALAEEFSPSASSALAAA from the coding sequence ATGCACGACTCCGCTGCACTCGACCGCTTCCTGCGCGGGATGGAGTACCCGGCGACGCGCGACGACCTGTTGCGCGAAGCAGCCCGCGACGGTCTCGACTCCGACGATCGAGCGGTGCTCGCTCGGCTTCCCGAGCAGAGCTTCAGCGCGGCCTGGCACATCCGCTACCACCTCGCGCGCCACGCTCTGGCCGAGGAGTTCTCACCGTCGGCATCCTCCGCCCTCGCCGCAGCGTGA
- a CDS encoding Hsp20/alpha crystallin family protein: MAMSFDPFSQLDRFAASVLDSVRAPRLMPVDLYRDGDKYVLHADLPGIDPGSIDVDLDGGQLTIRAQRTADGREGVRWLARERGAGSFLRQFSLGDGVDLDAISASYESGVLSVIIPVSERAKPRKIEVESSDSRQSIAA; the protein is encoded by the coding sequence ATGGCCATGTCCTTCGATCCGTTCAGTCAGCTCGACCGCTTCGCTGCGAGCGTGCTGGACTCCGTCCGCGCACCGCGTCTCATGCCGGTGGACCTCTACCGCGACGGCGACAAGTACGTCCTGCACGCCGATCTTCCCGGCATCGATCCGGGGTCCATCGACGTCGACCTCGACGGCGGCCAGCTCACGATCCGCGCGCAGCGCACGGCCGACGGCCGCGAAGGCGTCCGCTGGCTCGCCCGCGAACGCGGAGCAGGCTCGTTCCTCCGTCAGTTCTCGCTCGGCGACGGAGTGGACCTCGACGCGATCAGCGCCTCGTACGAGAGCGGCGTGCTCTCGGTGATCATCCCCGTCAGCGAGAGGGCGAAGCCGCGCAAGATCGAGGTCGAGTCGAGCGACAGCCGACAGTCGATCGCTGCCTGA
- a CDS encoding MerR family transcriptional regulator, with amino-acid sequence MDERDPSMPVYGIAVAAQLSGVPEASLRLFEAKGLVTPARSDGGTRRYSDDDLARIRRVTGLRVEGINIVGIRRVLDLEDENAGLRDELRDDRP; translated from the coding sequence ATGGATGAGCGTGATCCGAGCATGCCGGTGTACGGCATCGCCGTCGCCGCCCAGCTCAGCGGCGTCCCCGAAGCGAGTCTGCGGCTCTTCGAGGCGAAGGGCCTGGTCACGCCTGCGCGCAGCGACGGAGGCACGCGCCGATACAGCGACGACGATCTCGCCCGCATCCGTCGGGTGACGGGCCTGCGTGTCGAGGGCATCAACATCGTCGGCATCCGACGAGTCCTCGATCTGGAGGACGAGAACGCCGGACTCCGCGACGAACTCAGGGACGATCGTCCCTGA